A single region of the Vicia villosa cultivar HV-30 ecotype Madison, WI linkage group LG4, Vvil1.0, whole genome shotgun sequence genome encodes:
- the LOC131595790 gene encoding calmodulin-like protein 8, which translates to MEEILNEDQIVEIKEAFCLFDKDGDGCITVEELATVIRSLDQNPTEEELQDMINEVDADGNGTIEFVEFLNLMAKKMKETDAEEDLKEAFKVFDKDENGFISATELRHVMITLGEKLTDEEVDQMIKEADLDGDGQVNYDEFVKMMMTIG; encoded by the exons ATGGAAGAAATTTTGAATGAAGACCAAATTGTTGAGATCAAAGAAGCCTTTTGCTTGTTTGACAAAGATGGAGAtg GTTGCATTACTGTGGAAGAACTTGCTACGGTAATTCGGTCCTTGGATCAGAATCCAACTGAGGAAGAACTTCAAGATATGATAAATGAAGTTGATGCTGATGGCAATGGAACTATTgaatttgttgaatttttgaactTAATGGCTAAGAAAATGAAA GAAACTGATGCTGAGGAAGATCTGAAAGAGGCTTTCAAGGTTTTTGATAAAGATGAAAATGGATTTATTTCTGCTACTGAG TTGAGACATGTTATGATTACTTTGGGTGAGAAATTAACTGATGAAGAGGTGGATCAGATGATTAAAGAAGCAGATTTGGATGGTGATGGTCAAGTTAACTATGATGAAtttgtgaagatgatgatgaccATTGGATGA
- the LOC131595787 gene encoding protein LIKE EARLY STARVATION, chloroplastic-like, which yields MRKKDIYKQIAKKQKTVHVTVLFLSTPLSFPFSHRHQTLHAMATHLRPFTIGTPYTSPPHLLLRQQQHQQLGRKRTVWTRLNVRASSSYLDMWKNAIERERNTVQFNKIAAASDSGVEEDVEKKTQEFQKLLEVSSEERDRIQRLQVIDRASAAIAAARALLKDANSNSVRSDSGTLKENESDSGKPDESVFMPESGTQNGTLSVRESGTQNGTLSVPESGTQDGTLFVPESGAQNGTPFVPKSGTQKDGIPGPDFWSWTPPSDDNLPSNDANGLQLDTKSSANPTLSNPVLEKERSSQSLSIPFESVLTQSKHFPKLPPLQSSLEVETAASIESPSLEEEQKRDALSSDYAAEIVRALDTNISPIGVNPDGTRWWRETGIEQRPDGVICRWTLIRGVSADKALEWQDKFWEASDELGYKELGSEKSGRDAEGNVWREFWRESMRQENGLMHFEKTADKWGTNGRGDEWHEKWFEHYDASGQAEKWAHKWCSIDPNTPLDAGHAHIWHERWGETYDGYGASIKYTDKWAERSGDGGWEKWGDKWDENFDQNGHGVKQGETWWEGKYGERWNRTWGEQHNGSGWIHKYGKSSSGEHWDTHQMQDTWYERFPHFGFFHCFENSVQLREVQKPSERQEQVQKPSERQEP from the exons ATGAGAAAAAAGGACATATATAAACAAATAGCTAAAAAACAGAAAACGGTTCATGTCACCGTTCTCTTTCTCAGTACTCCCTTGTCATTCCCTTTCAGTCACAGACATCAAACTCTCCATGCAATGGCGACCCACCTGAGACCATTCACCATCGGTACACCTTATACATCACCGCCGCACCTTCTCCTCCgtcaacaacaacaccaacaactagGAAGAAAGAGAACAGTATGGACGAGGTTAAACGTTCGAGCGAGCTCCTCGTACCTCGACATGTGGAAGAACGCTatagaaagagaaagaaataccGTACAGTTCAACAAAATCGCCGCTGCGAGTGATAGCGGCGTGGAAGAGGATGTGGAGAAGAAAACTCAAGAGTTCCAGAAGCTTCTAGAGGTTTCCAGTGAGGAGCGTGACAGGATTCAGAGATTGCAGGTGATTGATCGTGCTTCTGCTGCGATTGCTGCTGCTCGAGCGCTTCTTAAGGATGCTAATAGTAATAGCGTTCGTTCTGATTCCGGCACATTAAAGGAAAATG AATCAGATTCGGGAAAGCCGGATGAGAGTGTTTTTATGCCAGAGTCTGGAACACAAAATGGGACTCTTTCGGTGCGAGAGTCGGGAACACAAAATGGGACTCTTTCTGTGCCAGAGTCGGGAACACAAGATGGGACTCTTTTTGTGCCAGAGTCAGGAGCACAAAATGGGACTCCTTTTGTGCCAAAATCAGGAACACAGAAAGATGGTATCCCAGGTCCTGATTTTTGGTCTTGGACACCTCCGTCAGATGATAATCTTCCTTCAAACGATGCCAATGGGTTGCAGTTAGATACCAAGTCTTCAGCCAATCCAACCTTATCCAATCCTGTTCTGGAGAAGGAAAGGTCATCGCAATCTCTCTCGATTCCATTTGAAAGTGTACTTACTCAAAGCAAACATTTTCCTAAACTTCCACCACTTCAGTCGTCATTGGAGGTTGAAACCGCTGCTTCCATAGAGTCTCCTTCCTTGGAAGAGGAACAGAAACGCGATGCGCTATCTTCCGACTATGCTGCAGAAATAGTCCGCGCCCTTGATACAAACATTTCGCCTATTGGAGTGAATCCGGATGGAACGAGATGGTGGAGAGAGACCGGAATTGAGCAAAGACCTGATGGTGTCATTTGTAGATGGACTTTGATTAGAGGTGTTAGTGCTGACAAAGCTTTAGAATGGCAAGACAAGTTCTGGGAGGCTTCTGATGAACTTGGATATAAGGAACTTGGTTCTGAGAAATCTGGACGTGATGCAGAAGGAAATGTTTGGCGTGAATTTTGGAGAGAATCCATGCGCCAG GAAAATGGGCTAATGCATTTTGAGAAAACTGCAGACAAGTGGGGAACTAATGGTAGAGGTGATGAATGGCACGAAAAATGGTTTGAACACTACGATGCCTCTGGTCAAGCAGAGAAATGGGCTCACAAGTGGTGCAGTATTGACCCAAACACACCACTTGACGCAGGTCACGCTCATATCTGGCATGAAAG GTGGGGTGAAACATATGACGGGTATGGTGCTAGCATAAAATACACTGACAAATGGGCCGAGCGTTCGGGAGACGGTGGATGGGAGAAATGGGGCGACAAATGGGATGAAAATTTCGATCAAAACGGCCATGGTGTAAAGCAAGGAGAAACCTGGTGGGAAGGTAAGTATGGAGAGCGCTGGAACCGGACATGGGGTGAGCAACACAATGGTTCTGGATGGATTCACAAATACGGAAAAAGCAGTAGCGGGGAACACTGGGATACACACCAAATGCAAGATACTTGGTATGAGAGATTCCCTCATTTTGGTTTCTTTCACTGCTTTGAAAACTCAGTCCAGCTCAGGGAAGTTCAAAAACCATCTGAAAGGCAGGAACAAGTTCAAAAACCATCTGAAAGGCAGGAACCTTAA